The following proteins come from a genomic window of Pyxidicoccus sp. MSG2:
- a CDS encoding response regulator, with product MAEEKARVLVVDDDPDLLDLVQRSLSSYGFEVLTHTSALGVSNLVRSVEPDFVLIDVNFPALKGDKVVNLARQYASAKTKFILYSASDESKLRSLALASGADGYISKSVQGEELAQRLRAFRLKPRPPTPNPAPVT from the coding sequence ATGGCTGAAGAAAAAGCACGCGTCCTGGTGGTGGACGATGACCCGGACCTGCTCGACCTCGTACAGCGCTCGCTGAGCTCCTACGGGTTCGAGGTGCTGACGCACACCTCGGCGCTGGGCGTCTCCAACCTCGTGCGCTCCGTGGAGCCGGACTTCGTCCTCATCGACGTGAACTTCCCCGCGCTCAAGGGCGACAAGGTCGTCAACCTGGCCCGCCAGTACGCGTCCGCGAAGACGAAGTTCATCCTCTACTCGGCCTCGGACGAGTCCAAGCTCCGCTCGCTCGCGCTCGCCTCGGGTGCCGACGGCTACATCTCCAAGAGCGTCCAGGGCGAGGAGCTTGCCCAGCGCCTCCGCGCCTTCCGCCTCAAGCCCCGGCCCCCCACCCCCAACCCGGCCCCGGTCACCTGA
- a CDS encoding tryptophan 2,3-dioxygenase family protein, translating into MRLELSEPLFNPLLKKWVGRGELDYEVYLKTPVLLSLQAGEGERVTHDELLFQVVHQAQELWLKLASREAVEVVAELDAGKLWAASARLERIQRVLRSMVSEMAVLETMTPDTYQVIRRSLGNGSGQESPGYNMLRHAAGGLEAALERLLALRGVALKAVYTAGGPDDLKRLCEQLMDVDEAFQNWLYAHFQLVRRTIGVDRSVKALDGLPSQVLAGRMTLPLFRQLWDVRVELTSSWKREGGIAPGALRDGCMHAGPGAYAAAARAAGCPAHAGASFPPAER; encoded by the coding sequence TTGCGCCTTGAACTCTCGGAGCCTCTCTTCAACCCCCTGCTGAAGAAATGGGTGGGGCGGGGCGAGCTGGACTACGAGGTGTACCTCAAGACTCCGGTGTTGCTGTCCCTGCAGGCGGGGGAGGGAGAGCGCGTCACGCACGACGAGCTGCTGTTCCAGGTGGTGCACCAGGCACAGGAGCTGTGGCTGAAGCTGGCCTCGCGCGAGGCGGTGGAGGTGGTGGCGGAGCTGGACGCGGGGAAGCTGTGGGCGGCCTCGGCGCGGCTGGAGCGCATCCAGCGCGTGCTGCGCTCGATGGTTTCCGAGATGGCCGTGCTGGAGACGATGACGCCGGACACGTACCAGGTCATCCGGCGCAGCCTGGGCAACGGCAGCGGCCAGGAGTCTCCTGGCTACAACATGCTCCGGCATGCGGCGGGTGGGCTGGAGGCGGCGCTGGAGCGACTGCTGGCGCTGCGCGGGGTGGCGCTGAAGGCCGTCTACACGGCCGGTGGGCCGGACGACCTCAAGCGGCTGTGCGAACAGCTGATGGATGTGGACGAGGCGTTCCAGAACTGGCTGTACGCGCACTTCCAGCTGGTGCGCCGCACCATTGGCGTGGACCGCTCGGTGAAGGCGCTGGACGGGCTGCCCTCGCAGGTGCTCGCGGGGCGGATGACGCTGCCGCTGTTCCGCCAGCTGTGGGACGTGCGAGTGGAGCTGACGTCCTCGTGGAAGCGCGAGGGCGGCATCGCCCCGGGCGCGCTCCGCGACGGCTGCATGCACGCGGGGCCCGGGGCCTACGCGGCGGCGGCCCGTGCCGCGGGGTGCCCGGCGCACGCCGGGGCCTCGTTCCCTCCCGCGGAGCGGTGA
- a CDS encoding methyltransferase, with protein sequence MTADSPPPSPAPPSPRALLHLLFNGVRAVDVVETSLQLGLLDALEPGPVTLGELASRHHLIPGRLYKLLDCLESLGLVKREQPSDALESATYRAVPGLRAAADAVLGPRSLERDREKYAWSELRGKLPQVLRGEHAMPAAAFDWPPRTPEQVEGFEASMAAGLPPILETFRTHGPRLWKHGARLLDVGGGDGTLAAHLVREHPGLAVDVYNLPATAPLVARTREHHGLPPERLGFVGGDFLKEPLPRGYDALSFVRVLHDWPADTARALLEAAWEALPSGGRVLICEEFRTPERLAAQFFWSYFLIGVDSCVSRLREVEHYLRVLRETGFTGAEVLPGPFELVVATKP encoded by the coding sequence ATGACCGCGGACAGTCCGCCCCCGTCTCCCGCCCCGCCCTCCCCGCGCGCGCTGCTGCACCTGCTCTTCAACGGCGTGCGCGCCGTGGACGTGGTGGAGACCTCCCTCCAGCTCGGCCTGCTGGACGCGCTGGAGCCGGGCCCCGTCACCCTCGGCGAGCTGGCCTCCCGCCACCACCTCATCCCGGGGCGCCTCTACAAGCTGCTCGACTGCCTGGAGAGCCTCGGGCTCGTGAAGCGCGAGCAGCCCTCGGACGCGCTGGAGTCCGCCACGTACCGCGCGGTGCCGGGCCTGCGCGCGGCCGCGGACGCCGTGCTGGGCCCGCGCTCGCTGGAGAGAGACCGCGAGAAGTACGCCTGGAGCGAGCTGCGCGGGAAGCTCCCCCAGGTGCTGCGCGGCGAGCACGCCATGCCCGCCGCCGCCTTCGACTGGCCCCCGCGCACGCCCGAGCAGGTGGAGGGCTTCGAGGCCAGCATGGCCGCGGGCCTGCCCCCCATCCTCGAGACGTTCCGCACCCACGGCCCGCGCCTGTGGAAGCACGGCGCGCGCCTGCTCGACGTGGGCGGCGGCGACGGCACGCTGGCGGCGCACCTCGTCCGCGAGCACCCCGGCCTCGCCGTGGACGTCTACAACCTCCCCGCCACCGCCCCACTCGTGGCGCGCACGCGCGAGCACCACGGCCTGCCACCGGAGCGCCTGGGCTTCGTCGGCGGCGACTTCCTGAAGGAGCCGCTGCCCCGCGGCTACGACGCGCTGTCCTTCGTCCGCGTGCTGCACGACTGGCCCGCGGACACCGCCCGCGCGCTGCTGGAGGCCGCGTGGGAAGCGCTGCCCTCCGGAGGCCGCGTCCTCATCTGCGAGGAGTTCCGCACCCCGGAGCGGCTGGCCGCGCAGTTCTTCTGGTCCTACTTCCTCATCGGCGTGGACTCCTGCGTCAGCCGGCTGCGCGAGGTGGAGCACTACCTGCGCGTGCTGCGTGAGACGGGCTTCACCGGGGCCGAGGTGCTCCCCGGCCCCTTCGAGCTGGTCGTCGCCACGAAGCCCTGA
- a CDS encoding dienelactone hydrolase family protein — protein sequence MTSVGSPGTWTPPANNGEVRVPVDEGVELRGILQVPPAASGVVVLARGHGSSRRGARDLTVARLLQAEGLATLAVDLLTAAEEEAWRERDLRFNVGLFAGRIASVARWLRRAPRTSGLRVGYLGSYTGAGAALAAAALRPESVDAVVCRGGRLAMSGTVLSRVRAPTLLIVGGDDTSALEPHRRAFAALKSEKRLEVIPGATHRFEEPGTQTQMVELAGLWFLQHLGAPRWETQPESRALGV from the coding sequence GTGACTTCGGTGGGGAGCCCGGGGACGTGGACGCCGCCCGCGAACAACGGCGAGGTACGGGTGCCGGTGGACGAGGGCGTGGAGCTGCGCGGCATCCTCCAGGTTCCGCCGGCCGCCTCGGGCGTCGTGGTGCTGGCGCGAGGCCATGGCAGCAGCCGGCGCGGCGCCCGTGACTTGACGGTGGCCCGCCTCCTCCAGGCGGAAGGGCTGGCCACGCTGGCGGTGGACCTGCTGACGGCGGCGGAGGAGGAGGCCTGGCGCGAGCGGGACCTACGCTTCAACGTGGGCCTCTTCGCCGGGCGCATCGCGAGCGTGGCGCGCTGGCTGCGGCGCGCGCCCCGCACCAGCGGCCTGCGGGTGGGCTACCTCGGCAGCTACACCGGCGCGGGCGCGGCGCTCGCCGCCGCGGCGCTGCGCCCCGAGTCCGTGGACGCCGTGGTGTGCCGCGGCGGGCGGCTGGCGATGTCCGGCACGGTGCTGTCGCGCGTGCGCGCGCCCACGCTGCTCATCGTCGGCGGGGACGACACGTCCGCGCTGGAGCCGCACCGCCGGGCCTTCGCCGCGCTGAAGTCGGAGAAGCGACTGGAAGTCATCCCCGGCGCCACGCACCGCTTCGAGGAGCCCGGCACCCAGACGCAGATGGTGGAGCTGGCCGGGCTGTGGTTCCTCCAGCACCTGGGCGCGCCCCGCTGGGAGACGCAGCCCGAGTCACGGGCCCTGGGCGTGTAG
- a CDS encoding response regulator transcription factor, translating into MNGARIRVAILDDQQVFRECLGAVLEGVGMEVVASCSQTAPFLARVRESVPDVAMLDLRLDVAGRDEKAGGLTALQCLHDFYPGVKTLVMSGDRDSAVVEQCLSVGAAGYLWKQGVGLSEVVEAIQRVARGERLMPLGLAWTSPFQGFQPQQEPVSTGGELGKLTLREREVLGYIAAGADNLKIAACLGITERTVKAHITSIYKKLGPENRTQLAVLACQLGVQRPASV; encoded by the coding sequence ATGAATGGGGCGCGAATCCGGGTGGCCATCCTGGATGACCAGCAGGTCTTCCGGGAGTGTCTGGGGGCGGTGCTGGAAGGCGTCGGCATGGAGGTCGTGGCGAGCTGCTCCCAGACGGCCCCCTTCCTGGCGCGGGTGCGGGAGTCGGTGCCCGACGTGGCGATGCTGGACTTGCGGCTGGACGTCGCGGGGCGCGACGAGAAGGCCGGCGGACTGACGGCGCTGCAGTGCCTGCACGACTTCTACCCCGGCGTGAAGACGCTGGTGATGTCGGGGGACCGGGACTCGGCGGTGGTGGAGCAGTGCCTGAGCGTGGGCGCGGCGGGCTACCTCTGGAAGCAGGGCGTGGGCCTCAGCGAGGTGGTGGAGGCCATCCAGCGGGTGGCGCGCGGCGAACGGCTGATGCCGCTGGGGCTCGCGTGGACCTCTCCCTTCCAGGGCTTCCAGCCGCAGCAGGAGCCGGTGTCCACCGGAGGAGAGCTGGGCAAGCTGACGCTGCGCGAGCGCGAGGTGCTGGGCTACATCGCCGCGGGCGCGGACAACCTGAAGATTGCCGCGTGCCTGGGCATCACCGAGCGCACGGTGAAGGCGCACATCACCAGCATCTACAAGAAGCTGGGGCCGGAGAACCGCACGCAGCTGGCCGTCCTCGCGTGTCAGCTCGGCGTGCAGCGCCCGGCCAGCGTCTAG
- a CDS encoding response regulator, whose protein sequence is MPETKIRVLIVDDDQDQLALAERTLSAYGFEVRTHRSSLGVSNLVRTSAPDLVLLDVNIPALTGDKVLALARSQAPAGTKFILYSASDESKLRALARESGADGYITKSVQGEELAQRLSALHQKARAAAEATPAAR, encoded by the coding sequence ATGCCGGAGACGAAGATTCGCGTCCTCATCGTAGACGACGACCAGGATCAGCTCGCGCTGGCCGAGCGCACGCTGTCCGCATACGGCTTCGAGGTCCGCACCCACCGCTCCTCGCTGGGCGTGTCCAACCTCGTGCGTACCTCGGCACCGGACCTGGTGCTGCTGGACGTGAACATCCCCGCGCTCACCGGTGACAAGGTGCTGGCGCTGGCGCGCTCCCAGGCTCCAGCGGGGACGAAGTTCATCCTCTACTCCGCCTCGGACGAGTCCAAGCTGCGCGCGCTGGCGCGCGAGTCCGGCGCGGACGGCTACATCACCAAGAGCGTGCAGGGCGAGGAGCTGGCCCAGCGGCTGTCGGCGCTCCACCAGAAGGCCCGCGCCGCCGCCGAGGCCACCCCGGCCGCGCGGTAG
- a CDS encoding ABC1 kinase family protein, whose translation MPSDSDDTLPPRGRFTRMRKLAGLSMQVGSEVLKSSAKRLAGGTPELLSRGAAEKLVSTLGELKGAAMKLGQAISMDPDLLTPEVRQVLARLQNQAPAMSYEQVARVVREELGAPPEEAFRDFSREPLAAASLGQVHRAVLPDGRPVAVKVQYPGIAESMAQDLQNVGMVVKTVSMASKLMDGSAYFQEFRDELLLELDYRREAELAKGFARAVAPLKDVYVPEVFSSHSAGRVLTLELLEGLTLKDWVPTGPSNEERFRVSGQLIRATYGPFFGTGEIHADPHPGNFMVMPDGRLGLLDFGSIKRFSPRFVDANQRMFRHATRMESMDVLGLSRDVGFTTELPDAEAEALIREILHIAGRPMRTTPYDYATCEISRDLRNHFARNAPRFLKIKPPAEAVMFFRSTGGLVQNLRLLGARGDFRGVFLEVAALLG comes from the coding sequence ATGCCCTCCGACTCCGACGACACGCTGCCCCCTCGGGGGCGGTTCACCCGAATGCGCAAGCTGGCGGGCCTCTCCATGCAGGTGGGCTCGGAGGTGCTCAAGAGCAGTGCGAAGCGGCTGGCCGGAGGCACGCCGGAGCTGCTGAGCAGGGGCGCCGCGGAGAAGCTGGTGTCCACGCTGGGGGAGCTGAAGGGCGCGGCGATGAAGCTGGGCCAGGCCATCTCCATGGACCCGGACCTGCTCACCCCCGAGGTGCGCCAGGTGCTCGCCCGCCTCCAGAACCAGGCCCCCGCCATGTCGTACGAGCAGGTGGCCCGCGTGGTGCGCGAGGAGCTGGGCGCGCCGCCGGAAGAGGCCTTCCGCGACTTCAGCCGCGAGCCGCTGGCCGCCGCGTCGCTGGGCCAGGTGCACCGCGCCGTGCTGCCCGACGGCCGCCCCGTGGCGGTGAAGGTGCAGTACCCCGGCATCGCCGAGTCCATGGCGCAGGACCTCCAGAACGTGGGCATGGTGGTGAAGACGGTGTCCATGGCGTCGAAGCTCATGGACGGCTCCGCCTACTTCCAGGAGTTCCGCGACGAGCTGCTGCTGGAGCTGGACTACCGCCGCGAGGCCGAGCTGGCGAAGGGCTTCGCGCGCGCCGTGGCGCCGCTGAAGGACGTGTATGTGCCGGAGGTCTTCTCCAGCCACAGCGCCGGCCGCGTGCTGACGCTGGAGCTGCTGGAGGGGCTCACCCTCAAGGACTGGGTGCCCACCGGCCCGTCCAACGAGGAGCGCTTCCGCGTGTCGGGCCAGCTCATCCGCGCCACCTACGGCCCCTTCTTCGGCACCGGCGAAATCCACGCGGACCCGCACCCGGGCAACTTCATGGTGATGCCGGACGGGCGGCTGGGCCTGCTCGACTTCGGCAGCATCAAGCGCTTCAGCCCGCGCTTCGTGGACGCCAACCAGCGCATGTTCCGTCACGCCACGCGGATGGAGTCCATGGACGTGCTGGGCCTGTCCCGCGACGTGGGCTTCACCACGGAGCTGCCGGACGCGGAGGCCGAGGCGCTCATCCGGGAAATCCTCCACATCGCCGGGCGCCCCATGCGCACCACGCCGTACGACTACGCGACGTGTGAAATCAGCAGGGATTTGCGCAACCACTTCGCGCGCAATGCGCCGCGCTTCCTCAAAATCAAGCCGCCCGCGGAGGCGGTGATGTTCTTCCGCTCCACCGGAGGACTGGTGCAGAACCTGCGGCTGCTGGGCGCGCGGGGGGATTTCCGCGGCGTCTTCCTGGAGGTGGCGGCGCTGCTGGGCTGA
- a CDS encoding serine/threonine-protein kinase — MRAHRDTPVDGGTMLFAGGTPAGVVAAHTPVPAPFQLVGKQLGHFRLLKELGRGGMGTVLLAEHALIQKRVAIKVLHAHLAQDPDLVARFLSEARTLTLVQHENVVTLYDLDTRDGRPYLVMEYLEGQSLASFAKGALAPAIAVELLTQVCDALGAAHVHGIVHRDLKPANVFLVPLPNGRQRVKLLDFGIAKLLSRPAGQLTTEAGMLLGTPEFMAPEQCGDAPVDARTDIYAAGVLGYFLVTGQVPFAGRTAAEVLIGHLQKTPVPPHQVNPAVPPALSRVLLRALAKRPADRYANAAELRAALVASLTSAPESAAPATFRARVRLAGAPHSQELRCEWMGRAGLFLHLEGAPPPLLSDVGLLLRLPGGELACTGQVVRHVTAEQARAWRMVPGFGVQLRDTSPEFQEALVRMKSGARLEPPTPVPVSGKEDAMAERALQGFRSRLSGDHYTALELPRDASSEAVRASVQKARAALEPLKTRTLSMAQRAQLERAEERMQAAFHVLGHVERRAEYDAALGNVEGVERCLAAGLTVTLLEGCRRRFLTSNPGRDGRAAVHRLSGDALASVGRLQEAFAAYESAVRLDPLDLEGLKRWRSLRARLRNTPVPR, encoded by the coding sequence GTGCGCGCGCATCGAGACACGCCCGTGGACGGGGGGACGATGCTGTTCGCCGGGGGCACGCCGGCCGGCGTCGTGGCGGCCCACACGCCGGTGCCCGCGCCCTTCCAGCTCGTGGGCAAGCAGCTCGGCCACTTCCGGCTGCTGAAGGAGCTGGGCCGGGGCGGCATGGGCACGGTGCTGCTCGCGGAGCACGCCCTCATCCAGAAGCGCGTGGCCATCAAGGTGCTCCACGCGCACCTCGCACAGGACCCGGACCTCGTCGCGCGCTTCCTGTCCGAGGCGCGCACGCTGACGCTCGTCCAGCACGAGAATGTCGTCACGCTCTACGATTTGGACACGCGCGACGGGCGCCCCTACCTCGTCATGGAGTACCTGGAGGGGCAGAGCCTCGCGTCCTTCGCGAAGGGGGCGCTGGCCCCCGCCATCGCGGTGGAGCTGCTCACCCAGGTGTGTGACGCGCTGGGCGCCGCGCACGTGCACGGCATCGTCCATCGCGACCTCAAGCCCGCCAACGTCTTCCTCGTGCCGCTGCCCAACGGCCGCCAGCGGGTGAAGCTGCTGGACTTCGGCATCGCCAAGCTGCTGTCGCGGCCGGCGGGCCAGCTCACCACCGAAGCGGGCATGTTGCTGGGCACCCCGGAGTTCATGGCGCCGGAGCAGTGCGGCGACGCGCCGGTGGACGCGCGCACGGACATCTACGCGGCAGGCGTGCTGGGCTACTTCCTCGTCACCGGGCAGGTGCCCTTCGCGGGCCGCACGGCGGCGGAGGTGCTCATCGGCCACCTGCAGAAGACGCCGGTGCCGCCGCACCAGGTGAACCCGGCGGTGCCTCCGGCGCTTTCGCGCGTGCTGCTGCGCGCGCTGGCCAAGCGCCCCGCGGACCGCTACGCCAACGCCGCCGAGCTGCGCGCCGCCCTCGTCGCGTCGCTCACCTCCGCGCCGGAGTCCGCCGCGCCCGCCACCTTCCGCGCCCGGGTGCGGCTGGCCGGCGCGCCCCACTCGCAGGAGCTGCGCTGCGAGTGGATGGGCCGCGCGGGCCTCTTCCTCCACCTGGAGGGCGCGCCTCCACCGCTCCTGTCCGACGTGGGGCTGCTCCTGCGGCTGCCCGGCGGGGAGCTGGCCTGTACAGGCCAGGTGGTGCGCCACGTCACCGCGGAGCAGGCTCGCGCCTGGCGCATGGTGCCCGGCTTCGGCGTGCAGTTGCGTGACACGTCCCCCGAGTTCCAGGAGGCCCTGGTGCGCATGAAGTCCGGCGCGCGGCTGGAGCCGCCCACGCCGGTGCCCGTCTCCGGGAAGGAGGACGCGATGGCGGAGCGCGCCCTCCAGGGCTTCCGCTCGCGGCTGTCCGGGGACCACTACACGGCGCTGGAGCTGCCGCGCGACGCCTCCTCCGAGGCGGTGCGCGCCTCCGTCCAGAAGGCGCGCGCGGCGCTGGAGCCGCTGAAGACGCGCACCCTCTCCATGGCCCAGCGCGCCCAGCTGGAGCGGGCCGAGGAGCGCATGCAGGCGGCCTTCCACGTGCTGGGCCACGTGGAGCGGCGCGCGGAGTACGACGCGGCGCTGGGCAACGTGGAGGGCGTGGAGCGCTGCCTCGCCGCCGGCCTCACCGTCACCCTGCTGGAGGGCTGCCGCCGCCGCTTCCTCACGTCCAACCCCGGCCGTGACGGCCGCGCCGCCGTGCACCGGCTGTCCGGCGACGCGCTCGCGTCCGTGGGGCGGCTCCAGGAGGCGTTCGCCGCCTACGAGTCCGCCGTGCGCCTGGACCCGCTCGACCTGGAAGGGCTCAAGCGCTGGCGCTCGCTGCGTGCGCGGCTGCGCAACACGCCGGTTCCCCGGTAG